A segment of the Catenuloplanes nepalensis genome:
GTCGAAGACCTGGGAGACCAGGCCGACGTCCTTGTAGACCACCACACCGGAGCCGTCGCTCACGGCGATGCCCGCGGCCTCCTGGCCCCGATGCTGAAGTGCGTAGATTCCGAAATAGGTGAGCTTTGCCACCTCTTCACCCGGAGCCCACACTCCGAACACGCCGCAAGCATCTTGCGGGCCGGGCCTTTGGGGGTCGAGTTCGTGGCTCAACAGCCCGTCGCCTCGGGGCACCTGCCGCTCCATCCGTGTGCTTGGCGCGGAAGTTCCGTCCGCCCGGAACAGTGTACGCGAGGTCAAGCGAATGACAGAGAGCCACCTTTTCGCTGCCAGGGCGTGATCAACGGGTGATCGACCGAGAAACTAGATAGGGATGTAGTTAGATATATCGGCACGGTTTCCGCTGATCCGCAGACGCCCCTGAGTAATCGCCTCGTCCCAGGACAGCCGTCCGGTGGCCAGACGCACCCACGTCTCCGGATCCATCTCGACCACATTGGGCGGTGTGCCACGGGTGTGCCGTGGCCCTTCGACGCACTGAATCGCACCGTACGGAGGAACCCGCACCTCCACCGAACGGCCGGGAACCTTGGCCGCGAGCGCGGCGAGGAGCGCACGGACGGCGTCACGGAGCGCTACGCGCTCGGGGGCCGCACCGGCATCGAGGGAGGCCAGCACCGTCGCCACTACTGCGGACTTATCGTGCGGAGAAGACACGTCGGGACGATACGTCTTCGCAGCCACATCACTTGATGGCTCCCCTGGGTCGCGCGGGGGGTGCCGGACAAGGCATAGTGGCGCACGGTGTACTCAATCACGGGGTGAACCCGGCACGTCCGAGGCCGGGAGCAGATAATCCCGGAAGGCGGTGGACGTGACAGCACACCGAAAGCCCTGGCGCGATTTGGCTGGTCAGGAGGGCCGTGGGCTAGGCGCGCGCGCCGTCAGCCTACTCCGCGCGAGTGCGGCGGTCCTGGCGGTCACCGGCGCCGTGCTCTTCGTTACCCCGACCACGGCCCAGGCCGATGCGCCCGAGCTGACTCTCAACCTGCAATCGGCCGCCCTCAACGCCGGGCAGAGCACGAAACTCACAGTGACGGTCAAGCCCGACAACCCGACCGACACGCTCGCTGTGACGGTCGCGGTCTTCGACGGCGTCAAGTGCAGCCCGTGTTCCGGCACCGGTTCCTTCGAGGTGACGCTCACCGGCGACAACATCGGTGCCGGCCA
Coding sequences within it:
- a CDS encoding sterol carrier family protein; the encoded protein is MSSPHDKSAVVATVLASLDAGAAPERVALRDAVRALLAALAAKVPGRSVEVRVPPYGAIQCVEGPRHTRGTPPNVVEMDPETWVRLATGRLSWDEAITQGRLRISGNRADISNYIPI